Proteins encoded by one window of Halococcus saccharolyticus DSM 5350:
- a CDS encoding DUF371 domain-containing protein, protein MEEVVHARGHEHVTAQHASTLELTSDDYLTPAGDCIIGIEADRTPADFDRGFVAACRDADATITATFEADDHTETVSGRGHPDLEFANDRSLVCRTSEYVDDRTVMVEGDAAAADLDREFVAALAEGADLRAVFRVE, encoded by the coding sequence ATGGAAGAAGTCGTCCACGCGCGCGGTCACGAACACGTCACCGCCCAGCATGCGAGCACGCTCGAACTCACGAGCGACGACTACCTCACCCCGGCTGGCGACTGCATCATCGGGATCGAGGCCGATCGCACACCCGCCGATTTCGATCGAGGTTTCGTTGCGGCCTGTCGCGACGCCGACGCAACGATCACGGCGACGTTCGAGGCGGACGATCACACCGAAACAGTCAGCGGCCGCGGACACCCGGATCTGGAATTCGCGAACGATAGGAGTCTGGTCTGTCGGACGAGCGAGTACGTCGACGATCGGACGGTGATGGTGGAGGGGGACGCGGCGGCCGCCGACCTCGATCGGGAGTTCGTGGCGGCGCTCGCCGAGGGTGCGGACCTTCGAGCGGTCTTCCGGGTCGAATAG
- a CDS encoding disulfide bond formation protein B, which yields MRSIGSRLWLAAATLVAVVATAWSLYFSLGLGLIPCELCWYQRILMYPLTVILGVAALENRPGVVRTALPLSVLGSGVAAYHSWFQATADSATCSVGSCGTVQYQILGLTVPNLSLIAFVLVSLALVVAVRR from the coding sequence ATGCGCTCTATCGGTTCCCGACTCTGGCTTGCGGCCGCCACGCTCGTCGCGGTTGTCGCCACAGCCTGGAGCCTCTATTTCAGCCTCGGCCTCGGGCTGATCCCCTGCGAACTCTGCTGGTACCAGCGCATCCTGATGTACCCTCTGACTGTGATCCTCGGCGTGGCCGCGCTCGAAAACCGCCCCGGCGTCGTCCGCACCGCGCTGCCGCTGTCAGTCCTCGGGTCCGGCGTCGCCGCCTACCACTCGTGGTTTCAGGCCACGGCCGACTCCGCGACCTGCTCGGTCGGAAGCTGCGGAACCGTCCAGTACCAAATCCTCGGCCTGACAGTGCCAAACCTCTCGCTGATCGCGTTCGTCCTCGTTTCGCTCGCGCTGGTTGTCGCCGTTCGCCGGTGA
- a CDS encoding endonuclease III domain-containing protein produces MSDDGEPPENISGGPDGGGLETAFEERAADTRAEAVVDRLGELYWQKTYGGQDAFECLVRTILSQNTSDKASQPAHDDLMDRYGDRVDGDLAAALANDDQPTLAETIQSAGLYNQKSATMIAIAERVVDEYGSAAEFDAFVTEKDPETVRDALLDFSGVGPKTADCVLLFSGGREGVFPVDTHVHRIYRRLGIAPSDADHEEVRTVVEDQVPAAKCGFGHTASIQFGREYCSARKPACLDDPDACPMADLCDQVGVYPETGEVVDPADAPAE; encoded by the coding sequence ATGAGCGACGACGGGGAACCGCCCGAGAACATCAGCGGCGGCCCTGACGGCGGCGGGCTCGAAACGGCGTTCGAGGAACGCGCAGCCGACACGCGCGCCGAGGCCGTCGTGGACCGTCTCGGGGAGCTGTACTGGCAGAAGACCTACGGCGGTCAGGATGCCTTCGAGTGTCTCGTGCGCACGATCCTAAGCCAAAACACCTCGGACAAGGCGAGCCAGCCCGCCCACGATGACCTGATGGATCGGTACGGCGACCGCGTGGACGGCGATCTCGCCGCTGCGCTCGCCAACGACGACCAGCCCACGCTCGCCGAGACCATCCAGTCAGCGGGTCTCTACAACCAGAAATCGGCGACGATGATCGCCATCGCCGAGCGGGTGGTCGACGAGTACGGGAGTGCAGCCGAGTTCGACGCGTTCGTCACCGAGAAGGACCCGGAAACGGTGCGCGATGCGCTGCTCGATTTTTCGGGTGTCGGACCCAAAACCGCCGACTGCGTGCTCCTCTTTTCGGGCGGGCGCGAGGGCGTCTTCCCGGTCGATACCCACGTCCACCGCATCTACCGCCGGCTCGGGATCGCGCCATCCGACGCCGACCACGAGGAAGTCAGGACAGTCGTGGAAGACCAGGTGCCGGCGGCAAAATGCGGGTTCGGCCACACTGCCTCGATCCAGTTCGGGCGGGAGTACTGCTCGGCGCGCAAGCCAGCGTGTCTCGACGATCCCGATGCCTGTCCGATGGCGGATCTCTGCGACCAGGTCGGCGTCTACCCCGAGACGGGCGAGGTGGTCGATCCCGCCGACGCGCCGGCGGAGTAG